One Algibacter sp. L3A6 genomic region harbors:
- a CDS encoding glycoside hydrolase family 28 protein: protein MKNQLLKVTVIALCLICFGSCKNNNEYNILDFGAINDTTIVNTVAVQKAIDKCAENGGKVIFPSGKYVIGTINLKSNVELHIQKGAELLGSLSLKDYSTKNKGAIEAPAFNKSLLYAENAHNIKITGQGLINGRGTKGNFPVKVADSLGERPMLMRFINCNNIEFRDVSFLNSASWCVHMVSCENITVKKVTIDSRVNINNDGFDLDGCTNVLIEDCDIKTGDDAICPKSTTTKITENMVVKNCRVESHTAAFKCGTSSRGGFRNIKVSDCDFSNTRMGAIKLLQVDGGILEDITIENITMNNVEGPLFIRLGNRGRIYDKPTEQIYNLKDGGSEGAPTGSIKNITIRNIKATVVSTIQKRCGIMITGIPGHYVENVLLENITISYPGEGTEEDAKRDVPEDIARYPEQFFFGVLPSWGAYIRHAKNIEFKNVIMTTRNSDAREKIELVDVVGFTNNASSNIIN from the coding sequence ATGAAAAATCAATTATTAAAAGTTACTGTAATAGCACTATGTTTAATCTGTTTTGGAAGCTGTAAAAACAATAATGAGTACAATATTCTAGATTTTGGAGCAATTAATGATACTACAATTGTAAATACAGTAGCAGTTCAAAAAGCTATTGATAAATGTGCTGAGAATGGTGGAAAAGTAATCTTTCCTTCTGGAAAATATGTTATAGGTACAATTAATTTAAAAAGTAATGTTGAATTACATATTCAAAAAGGAGCAGAACTTTTGGGGAGTTTGTCTTTAAAAGACTATTCCACAAAAAATAAAGGAGCTATAGAGGCACCAGCATTTAATAAGAGCTTATTGTATGCGGAGAATGCTCATAACATCAAAATAACAGGACAAGGACTTATTAACGGTAGAGGTACTAAAGGTAATTTCCCTGTAAAAGTAGCAGATAGCTTAGGAGAGAGACCCATGTTAATGCGTTTTATAAATTGCAATAATATAGAATTTAGAGATGTCTCATTTTTAAATAGTGCTTCTTGGTGTGTTCATATGGTTTCTTGTGAAAATATTACAGTAAAAAAAGTTACAATCGATAGTAGAGTTAACATAAATAACGATGGTTTTGATTTAGATGGATGCACAAATGTTTTAATTGAAGATTGTGACATCAAGACAGGAGACGATGCTATTTGTCCAAAAAGCACCACAACTAAAATCACAGAAAATATGGTTGTTAAAAACTGCAGGGTAGAAAGCCATACAGCAGCTTTTAAGTGCGGAACATCATCAAGAGGAGGGTTTAGGAATATTAAAGTTTCTGATTGTGATTTTTCCAATACACGAATGGGAGCTATAAAACTTTTACAAGTAGATGGTGGTATTCTAGAAGATATTACAATAGAAAACATTACTATGAATAATGTAGAGGGGCCCCTTTTTATTAGGCTTGGGAATAGAGGTAGAATTTATGATAAGCCAACAGAGCAAATTTATAATTTGAAAGATGGAGGAAGTGAAGGAGCACCTACGGGTTCCATAAAAAATATTACCATCCGAAATATAAAAGCTACAGTGGTTAGTACTATTCAAAAACGTTGTGGCATTATGATTACTGGTATTCCAGGGCATTATGTGGAAAATGTTTTGTTAGAAAATATTACTATTTCTTATCCTGGTGAGGGTACTGAAGAAGATGCAAAAAGAGATGTTCCTGAAGATATTGCGAGATATCCAGAGCAATTTTTCTTTGGAGTATTGCCTTCTTGGGGTGCATATATTCGTCATGCAAAAAACATTGAATTTAAAAATGTAATCATGACTACGCGTAATAGCGATGCTAGAGAAAAAATTGAGCTAGTTGATGTTGTAGGTTTTACGAATAATGCATCTTCAAATATTATCAATTAA
- a CDS encoding putative glycoside hydrolase: MKRVTLKVIFNALILFICFQSRGQSNKAFPKFSWDKVPVAFHFGKQGALTNDEAKFIASHSNYVVLEKGHGLPDSKNTETGIKVDAKKLKELNSNMKVIFYWNAFLDISTYEAHHVYKSHPEWWLKTKEGELDLKKGKTKRYDLSNPEVRKWWVETVKNEISNGSTDGVFMDAFIQVGSPANIELWGQEKYDRIQEGLKKLIAETRAALGNNNLIVYNGIRSNPRRNVGNNFPDYTDAVMIEHFGIINSSSKESMLQDIQEMEKAGKTGKIVIFKGWPGYAWLEKDFMAKPLKEKQEISRKNITFPLASFLAGAQENSYLIYNWGYRFKHGATDWYPEFDKPLGKPLNNMKVNGWELTRDFEHASIWVDLENKIAKIDWK; the protein is encoded by the coding sequence ATGAAGCGCGTCACTTTAAAAGTTATTTTTAATGCTTTAATCCTGTTTATCTGTTTTCAATCAAGAGGACAATCAAATAAAGCTTTTCCCAAATTCAGTTGGGATAAAGTACCTGTGGCATTTCATTTTGGAAAACAGGGAGCTTTAACTAACGATGAAGCAAAATTTATTGCATCGCATTCAAATTATGTCGTTTTAGAAAAAGGACATGGTTTACCAGATTCTAAAAACACCGAAACTGGCATTAAAGTAGACGCAAAAAAATTAAAAGAATTGAATTCCAATATGAAAGTCATTTTCTATTGGAATGCTTTTCTAGATATCTCAACATACGAAGCACATCATGTATATAAAAGTCATCCAGAATGGTGGTTAAAAACAAAGGAGGGGGAACTTGATTTAAAAAAGGGAAAAACAAAACGCTATGATTTGTCCAACCCAGAAGTTCGTAAATGGTGGGTAGAAACAGTAAAAAACGAAATTTCGAACGGCTCTACCGATGGGGTTTTTATGGATGCTTTTATTCAAGTAGGAAGTCCAGCAAATATTGAACTATGGGGCCAAGAGAAATACGATAGGATTCAAGAAGGGTTAAAAAAATTAATAGCCGAGACCAGAGCTGCTCTTGGAAATAACAATCTAATAGTTTACAACGGTATTCGAAGTAACCCAAGAAGAAATGTTGGAAATAACTTTCCAGATTATACCGACGCCGTAATGATTGAACATTTTGGCATTATTAACAGTAGCTCCAAAGAAAGCATGCTACAAGACATCCAAGAAATGGAGAAAGCCGGAAAAACTGGAAAAATAGTAATTTTTAAAGGGTGGCCTGGATATGCTTGGCTAGAAAAAGATTTTATGGCAAAACCTCTTAAAGAAAAACAAGAAATTTCTAGAAAAAATATAACATTTCCTTTGGCTTCATTTTTAGCAGGCGCACAAGAAAACTCTTATCTCATATATAATTGGGGCTATCGCTTTAAACATGGTGCAACAGATTGGTATCCTGAATTTGATAAACCACTGGGCAAACCATTAAACAATATGAAAGTGAATGGTTGGGAGTTAACTCGTGATTTTGAACATGCCTCTATTTGGGTTGACTTAGAAAACAAAATTGCCAAAATCGATTGGAAATAA
- a CDS encoding alpha/beta hydrolase family protein, which produces MIFKNVIIALLFIMPCILISQNQENDTFITLNEARNVPQNFHELWSHYDPRKEPLDTEILKEWEENGFIFKVLRYRVGVFKGKKAMVAAIYGYPKNASNLPGLVQIHGGGQYADYRAVLTNAKRGYATISISWAGRINAPEYKVTPKEVKLFWAGKTKDANYKITTDWGKLDGYHAPTRYSSKGGYGGSLAPEDWSLDSVDSPKNSRWFLAALAGRRALTFLENQPQVNANKLGVYGHSMGGKLTVLTATDSRVKVAVPSCEGISDNDNDIYKDLYKNTIGDNSYLKEIKCPILFLSPSNDFHGHLKDIPNATSLINTDDWRVVSSAHMNHKDLGEYEVSGLLWMDQYLKGSSELPKTPESKIKLNTKNKIPLIEVLPDNSKPIIEVDIYYTFQGEISRATKSEERENRIKRYWNYANTVKAGDKWKAELPLIRIDKPVWVYANIKYRLGKPQQGAGYYYNIYKTDKFNISTPIQVISPEDLKKSKTVVTDKPSLIIEDFKGNWEKEWFYDKKNIWGRSTHKPYSTKYKAPKKARLGIELISKEANKMVILLDDFASELILIGGSEPQKLILSPKDFKNIKGESLKDFTLVKELSLLPKKVIKGKKNTSSKTVKLGGEWNGKKPIFKKMYWVK; this is translated from the coding sequence ATGATTTTTAAAAATGTCATTATCGCATTATTATTTATAATGCCATGTATTTTAATTTCCCAAAATCAAGAAAATGATACTTTTATTACTCTAAATGAAGCTAGAAATGTACCTCAGAATTTCCATGAGCTGTGGAGTCACTATGATCCAAGAAAAGAACCTTTAGATACAGAGATTCTTAAAGAGTGGGAAGAAAATGGATTCATCTTTAAAGTTCTAAGATATAGGGTTGGAGTTTTTAAAGGCAAAAAAGCTATGGTGGCCGCTATTTATGGCTATCCAAAAAACGCAAGTAACCTACCTGGTTTAGTGCAAATACATGGCGGAGGACAGTATGCCGATTATAGAGCTGTACTAACAAATGCTAAGCGCGGTTATGCTACCATTTCTATTTCATGGGCGGGTAGAATAAACGCACCAGAATATAAAGTAACACCAAAGGAAGTAAAGCTTTTTTGGGCTGGTAAAACAAAAGATGCTAATTACAAAATAACCACAGACTGGGGAAAATTAGATGGATATCATGCTCCAACTAGATACAGCTCTAAGGGAGGTTACGGAGGGTCTTTAGCCCCAGAGGATTGGTCTTTAGATTCTGTGGATTCCCCAAAAAACAGTCGTTGGTTTTTAGCTGCTTTGGCAGGAAGAAGGGCTTTAACATTTTTAGAAAATCAACCACAAGTAAATGCAAATAAGTTAGGTGTGTATGGGCACTCAATGGGAGGTAAGCTTACAGTATTAACAGCAACAGATTCAAGAGTAAAAGTAGCAGTCCCTTCTTGTGAAGGAATAAGTGATAATGACAATGATATATATAAGGATTTATATAAAAATACGATTGGAGATAATTCTTATTTAAAAGAAATAAAATGTCCTATATTATTTTTGAGTCCTTCAAATGATTTCCACGGACATTTAAAAGATATCCCTAATGCAACAAGCTTAATAAATACCGATGATTGGAGAGTTGTAAGTTCTGCGCATATGAATCATAAGGATTTAGGAGAATATGAGGTGTCAGGTTTGCTTTGGATGGATCAATATCTAAAAGGAAGTTCAGAGTTGCCTAAAACACCTGAAAGTAAAATAAAATTAAATACTAAAAATAAAATCCCTCTTATTGAGGTGTTACCAGATAATTCCAAACCAATTATCGAAGTTGATATTTATTATACATTTCAAGGAGAAATTTCAAGAGCTACTAAAAGTGAAGAAAGAGAAAATAGAATAAAGAGGTATTGGAACTATGCTAATACGGTAAAAGCAGGAGACAAATGGAAAGCTGAATTACCTTTAATTCGCATAGACAAGCCCGTTTGGGTCTATGCAAATATAAAATATAGGTTGGGCAAGCCTCAGCAAGGTGCGGGCTATTATTATAATATATACAAAACGGATAAATTTAATATATCTACACCTATCCAAGTAATTTCTCCTGAAGATTTAAAAAAATCCAAAACTGTTGTCACTGATAAACCTTCATTAATTATTGAAGACTTTAAAGGTAATTGGGAAAAAGAGTGGTTTTACGATAAAAAAAATATTTGGGGAAGAAGTACTCATAAACCTTATAGTACGAAATATAAAGCACCTAAAAAAGCGAGATTGGGAATTGAGCTAATTAGTAAAGAAGCGAATAAAATGGTCATTCTCTTAGATGATTTTGCCTCAGAATTAATTCTTATTGGAGGTTCAGAACCTCAAAAATTGATACTATCACCCAAAGACTTTAAAAATATAAAAGGAGAATCTTTAAAAGATTTTACTCTTGTAAAAGAACTTTCATTGTTACCTAAAAAAGTAATAAAAGGAAAAAAGAATACTAGTTCAAAAACGGTGAAACTTGGAGGGGAATGGAATGGAAAAAAACCTATTTTCAAAAAAATGTATTGGGTTAAATAG
- a CDS encoding alpha-L-fucosidase codes for MDKMWGESNVSPDALKSGKGKFFDESNFGMFIHWGLFSNLGGVWNNKTYYGIGEWIMNPRMAGIPVEDYKQIANDFNPTGFDAKKIAQLAKDAGMKYIVITSKHHEGFAMFDSKVSDFNIVDATPFGRDPMHELADACHDIGLGFGFYYSHNQDWTAPGGKGGPKTDENGKEATFKDYFYNKCKPQVKEICTNYGDIDFVWFDTPGDMPKEYVVELAAMVRELQPKAMMCSRVGYGLGDYASVGDMEVPTKRIEGLWETCDTNNDSWSYAWYDNNFKSPKVILSRLLETVARGGSYLFNVGPNELGIVPEIGAEFLRETGKWLKRYPQVVYDAGYSPWDYKLPWGDVTTKGNNMYLAVSEWPNDGKLYLPGLKTKIKSAKILNPEGRDQKIKFKQGKDNWVTFNVPFKAPDHLISIIEVEVNIKKGEDIIAEDTALGIYPNTRTELITEFGTVSNATQANKKWMEKFGEWKHVNQVGNWEENGQISWSIDVKKAGYYYLDLDYRGADRLVWKTTTDEGIIVQNQQAATEKYVFYNMGILEFKTPGKHTITTTLVEGDRKTASLKSIALRPIND; via the coding sequence ATGGATAAAATGTGGGGGGAATCTAATGTTTCACCGGACGCTTTAAAAAGCGGAAAAGGTAAATTCTTTGATGAAAGTAATTTCGGAATGTTCATTCATTGGGGTTTATTCTCAAATCTCGGAGGTGTTTGGAACAATAAAACGTATTATGGTATTGGCGAATGGATAATGAATCCAAGAATGGCTGGAATACCTGTTGAAGATTACAAGCAAATTGCAAATGACTTTAATCCAACTGGTTTTGATGCAAAAAAAATAGCACAATTAGCCAAAGATGCTGGAATGAAATACATTGTAATTACCAGTAAGCATCACGAAGGTTTTGCCATGTTCGACTCTAAAGTAAGCGATTTTAATATTGTAGATGCAACACCTTTTGGTAGAGACCCAATGCACGAATTGGCGGATGCATGCCATGATATAGGTTTAGGTTTCGGGTTTTATTACTCACATAACCAAGACTGGACTGCTCCTGGAGGTAAAGGAGGTCCTAAGACAGATGAAAATGGAAAAGAAGCTACTTTTAAAGATTACTTCTATAATAAATGCAAACCTCAGGTAAAAGAGATTTGTACAAATTATGGTGATATAGATTTTGTATGGTTTGATACACCTGGAGATATGCCAAAGGAATATGTAGTAGAATTAGCTGCTATGGTTAGAGAATTACAACCAAAAGCCATGATGTGTAGTCGCGTTGGCTATGGTTTAGGAGATTATGCCAGTGTTGGCGATATGGAAGTTCCAACAAAACGTATTGAAGGTTTATGGGAAACATGCGATACTAATAATGATTCATGGTCTTATGCTTGGTACGATAATAACTTTAAAAGTCCAAAAGTCATTTTAAGTAGATTATTGGAAACTGTAGCACGTGGTGGTTCTTATTTGTTTAATGTAGGTCCAAACGAATTAGGAATTGTTCCAGAAATTGGCGCTGAATTTTTAAGAGAAACAGGAAAATGGCTAAAAAGATATCCTCAAGTGGTTTATGATGCCGGCTATTCTCCATGGGATTATAAATTACCTTGGGGAGATGTAACTACAAAAGGTAATAACATGTATTTAGCGGTTTCAGAATGGCCTAATGATGGTAAATTGTATTTACCTGGTTTAAAAACTAAAATTAAATCGGCTAAAATTCTAAATCCTGAAGGAAGAGATCAAAAAATTAAATTTAAACAAGGAAAAGACAATTGGGTTACTTTTAATGTTCCCTTTAAAGCTCCGGATCATTTAATTTCCATTATAGAAGTTGAAGTTAATATCAAAAAGGGAGAAGACATAATTGCTGAAGACACAGCTTTAGGAATCTATCCAAATACAAGAACAGAATTAATTACTGAGTTTGGAACTGTTAGCAATGCTACACAAGCAAACAAAAAATGGATGGAGAAGTTCGGTGAATGGAAACACGTCAACCAAGTTGGAAATTGGGAAGAAAATGGTCAAATATCTTGGAGTATCGACGTAAAAAAAGCTGGATATTACTATTTAGATTTAGATTATAGGGGTGCTGATCGTTTGGTTTGGAAAACAACAACAGATGAAGGTATTATAGTACAAAACCAACAAGCCGCTACCGAAAAGTATGTGTTTTACAATATGGGTATTTTAGAATTTAAAACCCCCGGAAAACACACCATAACAACAACTTTAGTAGAAGGAGATAGAAAAACAGCCAGTTTAAAATCAATAGCTTTAAGACCTATAAATGATTAA
- a CDS encoding RagB/SusD family nutrient uptake outer membrane protein codes for MKSIYIILLSISLASVVSCEGFLEENPPTFISTSNFYQDESQARSGLDAAYNSLDNHSSVTSAYGFSWPMLDLGTDDVSSKLNENNESPDFLSHNISSTLRFINLRQQYAIWWQGISRANYAMENIPNVPDMDDATKNSMVGEARALRALYYLHLVKTFGDVPLMLNYVSTEAQINVDRAPVDDVYDEIIIPDLKFAEEHCEDALHFGRVTKWTAKIILADVYLTRAGWRRTSQGEFVQGDPVNWALARDKALEIIENSPHSLNTVPEVDGLHVTPSYGVAWNNPFTSESMMEVATLAEDGLGSRLSKGCAASNSGVSYWGLFSAQPLLDEGNSSTVSQMRFPGRPGTAGNYIPTPNLYRAFEDGDIRGEWSLMTRYKTADGTEYVIAPVFRKYVDIDYYLGLPETSQFRTNSNFILYRYADALLIYAEAANEAEGSPSDLAYDAVNQIRRRAFEVTDDSRDFSGLSQEEFRTAVWLERRREFNGEVKRRFDLIRTNRLFTATDPSVPNQMDRFWSEEEDSATEYTNMHILYGSAPFPDREWLLPIPQVDITLTGWEQNEGY; via the coding sequence ATGAAAAGTATATATATAATTTTATTGTCGATTTCTTTAGCATCGGTAGTTTCTTGTGAAGGATTTTTAGAAGAAAATCCTCCAACATTTATTTCTACTTCTAACTTTTATCAAGATGAGAGCCAGGCTAGATCTGGATTAGATGCTGCCTACAACTCATTGGATAATCACAGTTCTGTAACATCTGCTTATGGGTTTTCATGGCCTATGTTAGATTTGGGTACAGATGATGTTTCTTCTAAGCTGAATGAAAATAATGAAAGTCCTGATTTTCTATCTCATAATATATCGTCTACCCTCCGTTTTATAAATTTAAGACAACAATATGCAATATGGTGGCAAGGAATTTCGAGAGCAAATTATGCAATGGAAAATATTCCTAACGTACCAGATATGGATGATGCGACTAAGAATAGTATGGTTGGTGAGGCTAGAGCATTAAGAGCGCTTTATTATTTGCATTTGGTTAAAACATTTGGAGATGTACCGTTAATGTTAAATTATGTATCTACGGAAGCTCAAATAAATGTAGATAGAGCACCGGTAGATGATGTGTACGATGAGATAATTATTCCAGATCTTAAGTTTGCAGAAGAACACTGTGAAGATGCACTTCATTTTGGAAGAGTTACTAAATGGACTGCAAAAATAATTTTGGCTGATGTGTATCTAACGAGAGCAGGTTGGAGAAGAACATCTCAAGGTGAATTTGTACAAGGAGATCCTGTTAATTGGGCATTAGCTCGAGATAAGGCATTAGAAATTATTGAGAATTCTCCTCATTCTTTAAATACAGTACCAGAGGTTGATGGACTTCATGTGACGCCATCTTATGGAGTAGCATGGAACAATCCTTTTACTAGTGAATCGATGATGGAAGTAGCAACTTTAGCTGAAGATGGTTTAGGATCTCGATTAAGTAAAGGATGTGCAGCCTCTAATAGTGGTGTTAGTTATTGGGGACTTTTTAGTGCTCAACCATTATTAGATGAAGGAAATTCGTCTACAGTTTCTCAAATGAGGTTTCCTGGTAGGCCAGGTACAGCTGGAAATTATATACCAACTCCAAATCTTTACAGAGCTTTTGAAGATGGAGATATTAGAGGAGAATGGAGTTTAATGACTAGGTATAAAACAGCTGATGGTACTGAGTATGTAATAGCACCAGTATTTAGAAAATATGTAGATATAGATTATTATTTAGGATTACCAGAGACATCGCAGTTTAGAACCAATTCTAACTTTATATTATATAGATATGCAGATGCACTTTTGATCTATGCAGAGGCAGCAAATGAAGCAGAAGGATCACCAAGTGATTTGGCATATGATGCAGTAAACCAGATAAGAAGAAGGGCTTTTGAAGTTACAGATGATTCTAGAGACTTTTCAGGTCTTTCACAAGAAGAATTTAGAACTGCAGTATGGCTAGAAAGAAGACGTGAGTTTAATGGAGAAGTTAAGAGACGTTTTGATTTAATTAGAACCAATCGTTTGTTTACTGCTACAGATCCTTCTGTACCTAATCAAATGGATAGATTTTGGAGTGAAGAGGAAGATTCTGCAACAGAATATACAAACATGCATATTTTATATGGTAGTGCGCCTTTTCCTGATAGAGAATGGTTATTGCCTATTCCTCAGGTTGATATAACTTTGACAGGTTGGGAACAAAACGAAGGTTATTAA
- a CDS encoding sulfatase-like hydrolase/transferase, translating to MSNWFVYDFNNFAENNFIMKALKLITYLFLTTLLLQSCKTDTSDKPIENKETQPNIIFIFADDWGYGDLGIHGSSFCKTPNLDKMAAEGIDFQNFSVVNPVCSPSRVGVMTGQFPARHSVHGHFASVESHIKRNMPDWLSTEAPLLPRMLKKSGYATAHYGKWHLSNTHVADAPSPLEYGYDEYGAFNLPNRLHQMDVDSTLYKTIDFVKKNKDKPFFVNAWIHATHTPHYPKKEYMDKFSDLDEQQQVYAAVIAEYDDRIGQLFKTLKDLGIDDNTLVLFSSDNGPEFTGTTKTQEDDSTGGGLGSYYSVGETAGLKGQKRSLFAGGVRIPFIVRWPGSVPAGVHDKTTQLSTVDLLPTFLELAGGKLPEGYEPDGVSIVEALKGKAVKREKPIFWDWKFSNNRPEFWPSACIQEDNWKLLTNSKLGKTELYNINTDWSEQTDVADKYPEKTSDLLNKIKAFEHTLPTAPLSNTFSKERELLTKQLGN from the coding sequence ATGAGTAATTGGTTCGTTTATGATTTTAATAATTTCGCTGAAAACAATTTTATTATGAAAGCCTTAAAACTAATTACATATCTATTTTTAACTACTTTACTTTTGCAAAGTTGTAAAACTGATACTAGCGATAAACCTATTGAAAACAAAGAAACCCAACCTAATATTATTTTTATATTTGCCGATGATTGGGGCTATGGTGATTTAGGAATTCACGGAAGTTCATTTTGTAAAACGCCTAATCTGGATAAAATGGCAGCTGAAGGAATTGATTTTCAAAATTTCTCGGTAGTAAATCCAGTATGTTCACCTAGTAGAGTTGGAGTTATGACGGGGCAGTTCCCTGCGAGACATAGTGTGCATGGCCATTTTGCTTCAGTTGAATCTCATATAAAACGTAACATGCCAGATTGGTTAAGTACAGAAGCACCCTTGTTACCAAGAATGCTTAAAAAATCTGGGTATGCAACTGCTCATTATGGAAAGTGGCATTTGTCCAATACGCATGTAGCAGATGCACCATCTCCTTTAGAATATGGATATGATGAATATGGGGCTTTTAACTTGCCAAATAGATTACATCAAATGGATGTGGATTCTACATTGTATAAAACCATAGATTTTGTAAAGAAAAATAAAGACAAGCCTTTCTTTGTAAATGCATGGATTCATGCAACACACACCCCCCATTATCCAAAGAAGGAATATATGGATAAGTTTTCAGATTTAGATGAACAACAACAGGTGTATGCCGCAGTAATAGCTGAATACGATGATCGTATTGGGCAATTGTTTAAAACATTAAAAGATTTAGGAATAGATGATAATACTCTTGTACTTTTTTCTTCTGATAATGGTCCAGAATTTACAGGAACTACAAAAACACAAGAAGATGATTCAACTGGAGGTGGTCTAGGATCGTATTATTCAGTTGGAGAAACGGCAGGTCTTAAAGGACAAAAGCGTTCGTTGTTTGCTGGCGGTGTTCGTATTCCTTTTATCGTGAGGTGGCCAGGTTCAGTACCTGCTGGAGTTCATGATAAAACAACACAATTGTCCACGGTAGATTTGTTACCTACTTTTTTAGAATTAGCAGGAGGTAAATTGCCTGAAGGATATGAACCAGATGGTGTTAGTATTGTAGAGGCTTTAAAAGGTAAAGCGGTTAAACGAGAAAAACCAATTTTTTGGGACTGGAAGTTCTCAAATAATAGACCAGAATTCTGGCCTTCAGCATGTATTCAAGAAGATAACTGGAAGCTTTTAACCAATTCAAAATTAGGCAAAACTGAATTATATAATATCAATACAGATTGGTCGGAACAAACAGATGTAGCAGATAAATACCCAGAAAAAACTTCAGATTTATTAAATAAAATTAAAGCGTTTGAACATACTTTACCTACAGCACCTCTAAGTAATACTTTTTCTAAAGAAAGAGAACTATTAACTAAACAATTAGGAAACTAA